Below is a genomic region from Actinoallomurus bryophytorum.
AGATCCCGGACGCCTGGGCTTTGAGGAACTGGCCCCAGGTCAGGTCACCGCGCTGTGGTGCGGGATCGAACCCGGCCTTCTTCAAGATCGCCCAGACGGTGGCCGGGGCGATCTTCCGGCCCAGCACGGCGATCTCGGCAGCGATGCGGCGATAGCCCCAGGTCGGGTTCTCTGCCGTCAACCGCAGGACCAGGGCCCGCATCGCGGGCCGGATCGGCGGTCGCCCCGGCCCGCGCTTGGGATAGGTCCACCGCCGCTTCACCAGCTCAGCGTGCCAGCGTAGAAGCGTCCGAGGCGTGAGGAACAGGTGCTGCCGACGGTGCCGAGGGAGCAGCCGCGCGAGCGCGGAAAGAATCGCCCGGTCCGCCCACAACGGCCGGGGAACGGCGACCTGGCGACGAAGCACCACGAGTTGGTGCCTCAATATCAGGATCTCTGCGTCCTTGGACGCCTGGGATCGAGCGAGCAGCGCGATCCAGCCGAACATCCGTAAGACGATCAAGTACAGCAGCCGCAGAGCCATCCTGAGATCCTGCCGGAGCCAAGCCGACGAGCGCGACGAAACCCCAGATCAAACCCTGTGACACGATATTCGGCACCCACACGGTGACCGCGCACCCGACCGGGGCTTGGGCGGTGCAGCAAGCCCGCAACCTGACCATGGACTTGGGCGACCGCATCCACAGCCTGCGATTCGTGATCCACGACCGCGACTCGCTCTTCACCACCGCGTTCGCCGAGGTGTTCAAAGCCGAGGGACTGCGGATCACCACCACCCTGCCGCGAACCCCACGGATGAACGCCATCTG
It encodes:
- a CDS encoding helix-turn-helix domain-containing protein, yielding MALRLLYLIVLRMFGWIALLARSQASKDAEILILRHQLVVLRRQVAVPRPLWADRAILSALARLLPRHRRQHLFLTPRTLLRWHAELVKRRWTYPKRGPGRPPIRPAMRALVLRLTAENPTWGYRRIAAEIAVLGRKIAPATVWAILKKAGFDPAPQRGDLTWGQFLKAQASGILACDFFSVETITLARLYCFAVVEHATRRVHVLGVTANPTAGWVAQQARNLMLDLGDRASDFRFMIRDRDSKFTGTVRRGLQGRAHPRSAHRSAGTSDERHHGAVGGERTPRTPRPDSHHERPPSAQGPR